A part of Streptomyces sp. DSM 40750 genomic DNA contains:
- a CDS encoding nuclear transport factor 2 family protein: protein MGTAASPAFDTEALRRGTEEMDAATLLSLYADDAEMRVVDRNTQPSHPKVMHGRSEIASMLEDVFSRDMTHKVEQCVVQGDQVAFTESCEYPDGVRVLASSMISLRDGKIVDQTMVQAWDE from the coding sequence ATGGGCACTGCGGCAAGCCCCGCCTTCGACACCGAAGCGCTGCGTCGGGGCACCGAGGAAATGGACGCGGCGACACTGCTGTCGCTCTACGCGGACGACGCCGAGATGCGCGTCGTGGACCGCAACACCCAGCCCAGCCACCCCAAGGTCATGCACGGCCGGTCCGAGATCGCCTCGATGCTGGAGGACGTCTTCAGCCGGGACATGACCCACAAGGTCGAGCAGTGCGTCGTCCAGGGCGACCAGGTCGCCTTCACCGAGTCCTGCGAGTACCCCGACGGCGTGCGGGTCCTGGCCAGCTCGATGATCTCCCTCCGCGACGGCAAGATCGTCGACCAGACCATGGTCCAGGCCTGGGACGAGTAA
- a CDS encoding TetR/AcrR family transcriptional regulator — MAGRLKQPTGRYGGRSAVERRAERRGRFLDAGLQLFGDSPGFRGTTIAALSEAAGLSTRQFYEEFRTLEDVLAALHLQVNDWAEEAALTGLATADGQPIAERATAAFRAYAANVTGDPRRLRITFTEIVGVSPRMERQRLERRSRWIDFICAEAAAAAERGEAVHRDYRIAAAAFIGSVNGLLHDWQAGFVDAPLEQVVDELVGLLLGILRPAGWRPEED, encoded by the coding sequence GTGGCGGGCAGGCTCAAACAGCCCACCGGCCGATACGGGGGCAGGTCCGCGGTGGAGCGCCGGGCCGAGCGCCGCGGCCGCTTCCTCGACGCGGGCCTCCAGCTCTTCGGCGACAGCCCCGGCTTCCGGGGGACCACCATCGCGGCGCTGAGCGAGGCCGCCGGACTGTCGACCCGTCAGTTCTACGAGGAGTTCCGCACCCTGGAGGACGTGCTCGCCGCCCTCCATCTCCAGGTCAACGACTGGGCCGAGGAAGCCGCGCTCACCGGCCTCGCCACGGCGGACGGGCAGCCGATCGCCGAGCGTGCCACCGCCGCGTTCCGCGCCTACGCCGCGAACGTCACCGGCGACCCCCGCCGGCTGCGCATCACCTTCACCGAGATCGTCGGCGTCAGCCCACGCATGGAGCGCCAGCGCCTCGAACGCCGCTCCCGCTGGATCGACTTCATCTGCGCCGAGGCCGCCGCGGCCGCCGAGCGCGGCGAGGCCGTCCACCGCGACTACCGCATCGCCGCCGCCGCCTTCATCGGCAGCGTCAACGGCCTCCTCCACGACTGGCAGGCCGGCTTCGTCGACGCACCCCTTGAGCAGGTGGTCGACGAACTCGTCGGCCTGCTGCTCGGCATACTGCGGCCGGCGGGGTGGCGACCGGAGGAGGACTGA
- a CDS encoding glycosyltransferase, with protein sequence MRVAILTAGSRGDVAPYTGLGHGLVRAGHEVTLVTHARFEPLVAGSGVAFHSLPVDPREELESERGQGLHRSSTGAGKLYRAVEMARSLVGRMAGDLVAAARASDVLLLAGTLAPLGHTIGQGLSVPSLGVNLQPLAPTREFAPPMTGVRSWGPVVNRAAGHAVNLAVEWIFAEEVRGLRAEYGLPRTGRVAARRTRDRLGWPVFHGFSPRVVPRPADWRAGLDVTGYWWPYDREDRLPAPLLDFLDAGPPPVFVGLGSATVPDPERMSTHVVRALRAAGLRGVIQRGWGELRGEGDDMFTVGEVPHSLLFPRMAAVVHHAGAGTTAAGLRAGVPAVPVPVQFDEGFWAARLVALGVSPGTVPLRGFTAEALEAALRRATGDPSYGRRAHALAEELRAEDGVEPVLAAVNRLSRHR encoded by the coding sequence GTGCGCGTAGCGATCCTGACGGCGGGTTCCCGGGGCGACGTGGCCCCGTACACCGGTCTGGGACACGGGCTGGTACGGGCCGGGCACGAGGTCACGCTAGTGACCCATGCCCGGTTCGAGCCGCTGGTGGCGGGCTCGGGGGTCGCCTTCCACTCCCTGCCCGTGGACCCGAGGGAGGAACTGGAGTCGGAGCGCGGGCAGGGACTGCACCGGAGTTCCACCGGGGCCGGGAAGCTGTACCGGGCGGTGGAGATGGCCCGGAGTCTGGTGGGGCGGATGGCCGGTGATCTGGTGGCCGCCGCCCGTGCCAGTGACGTCCTGCTGCTGGCCGGCACCCTCGCGCCGCTCGGCCACACCATCGGCCAGGGCCTGTCGGTCCCGAGCCTGGGCGTGAACCTCCAACCGCTGGCGCCGACACGGGAGTTCGCGCCGCCGATGACCGGGGTCCGCTCCTGGGGTCCGGTGGTCAACAGGGCGGCGGGGCACGCGGTGAACCTGGCCGTGGAGTGGATCTTCGCCGAGGAGGTGCGCGGGCTGCGCGCCGAGTACGGGCTTCCGCGCACCGGCCGGGTGGCCGCGCGGCGCACCCGGGACCGGCTGGGCTGGCCGGTGTTCCACGGCTTCAGCCCCCGGGTGGTCCCCCGCCCCGCCGACTGGCGGGCCGGGCTGGACGTCACCGGTTACTGGTGGCCGTACGACCGCGAGGACCGGCTGCCCGCCCCGCTGCTGGACTTCCTCGACGCCGGGCCGCCCCCGGTCTTCGTGGGCCTGGGCAGCGCCACCGTGCCCGATCCCGAGCGGATGAGCACCCACGTCGTACGAGCCCTTCGGGCGGCCGGGCTGCGCGGGGTGATCCAGCGGGGCTGGGGCGAACTGCGCGGCGAGGGGGACGACATGTTCACCGTGGGCGAGGTCCCGCACTCCCTGCTCTTCCCGAGGATGGCGGCCGTCGTCCACCACGCGGGCGCGGGCACCACGGCGGCCGGCCTGCGCGCCGGGGTTCCCGCCGTGCCCGTCCCCGTCCAGTTCGACGAGGGCTTCTGGGCCGCCCGCCTCGTCGCCCTCGGGGTGTCACCGGGGACCGTACCCCTGCGAGGCTTCACAGCCGAGGCGTTGGAGGCCGCACTGCGGCGGGCGACCGGCGATCCGTCGTACGGCCGTCGCGCCCACGCCCTGGCCGAGGAACTGCGCGCGGAGGACGGGGTGGAGCCGGTCCTGGCCGCGGTGAACCGGCTCTCCCGACACCGGTGA